Part of the Hyphomicrobium album genome is shown below.
CGTAGACGCCCGTGATGGGCGCCGCACGATTTCGGCAGGCGCGACGGCTGTCAAGGGCCGTGGCTGTCTTGAACGGCTCGCCGCTGCCGCTCATAGTCCCCACCTCCAGCACAGTCCAATGCATGCGGCGCAGCTCCGCGGAGGTAGATGCCATGACCCAGACGACCAATCGCTTCCTCGACGAGTTTGCCAAGTTGATGACAGATGCCGCCGGCGCGGCCGATGGCCTCAGGAAAGAGGCCGAGACGTTCTTCAAGGCGCAGGGCGAGAAAGTCCTTCGCGACATGGACGTGGTGCGCCGGGAGGAGTTCGAGGCGGTGAAGGCGATGACCGAGAAGGCTCGCGCGGAGAACGAGCGCCTCGAAGCGCGCATCCTCGCGCTGGAGACACAACTCGCGCAGCGCGGCACCGCGTGAGTCGCCAATCGTTCAATTGCCGGCACATTGGCCGTGGACAAGGCCGGGGCGAACTTGCGACTCGTGGTCCCGTCTGTTTTCGTCGCGACCGTTGATTGCATTCGTCGCTCTGTGGTGTCGCGTAGCTTTGTATCGACTACGAAAAAAGACCGCGAGACCTATAGAGGGATCCACGAAGCATGTCGGCTGAACACGTGGGCTACGGCCGGGTGACCAACCCTATCGATCTCATCGAGCGGCTCTCCGCCGCGCACGACTGGTCTTGCGACCGCACGAACGACGACGAGCTGACGCTGGTGATCGCCGGCACGTGGACCGACTATCACGTCTCGCTCAACTGGCGCGACGACCTCGAGGCGCTGCACGTCGCCTGCGCGTTCGACTTCCGCGTGCCGGA
Proteins encoded:
- a CDS encoding accessory factor UbiK family protein, producing MTQTTNRFLDEFAKLMTDAAGAADGLRKEAETFFKAQGEKVLRDMDVVRREEFEAVKAMTEKARAENERLEARILALETQLAQRGTA